One genomic segment of Mus pahari chromosome 4, PAHARI_EIJ_v1.1, whole genome shotgun sequence includes these proteins:
- the LOC110320911 gene encoding LOW QUALITY PROTEIN: calcium-activated chloride channel regulator 4A-like (The sequence of the model RefSeq protein was modified relative to this genomic sequence to represent the inferred CDS: inserted 1 base in 1 codon; substituted 1 base at 1 genomic stop codon) encodes MVTKASTYLFEATEKRFFFKNVSILIPESWKDSPQYWRPKQESYKHADIKVAPPTLESRDEPYTRQFTQCEEKAEYIHFTPDFVLGRKQDEYGDSGKVLVHEWAHLCWGVFDEYNENQPFYSASSKKIVATRCSTGVRGMNRVHTCQGGSCITRRCRTNSTTKLYEKDCQFFPDKVQSEKASIMFTQSIDSVTEFCKKENHNQEAPTLHNKKCNYRSTWEVISRSEDFNNSIPMETPPAPPFSLLRISERIVCLVLDMSSSRDGKDCLDLMNQAAKYFLSKIIENRSWVGMVHFNHLANIKSELIQINSDIERSQLLQALPTSADGGTSICSGIKAAFQVFXNGGYQTDGSEILLLSDGEDSTVNICVDEVKDSGAVVHFIALGPSAGLAVTKMSILRGGKHLYASDEAQNNGLINAFVALASKNTDVTQKSLQLESKGAILTNNLWFNDTVVIDSTVEKDTFFLDTWSKQAPAIYLRDPKGTQTTNFTVDSASKMAYLSIPGTAQVGIWTYNLEAKENSEXTITVTSWAASTSVPPITVNAKVNTDTNTFPSPTIVYAEVLQGYTPIIGARMTATIESNSGKTEELILLDNGAGADAFKDDGVYSRFFTAYSVNGRYSLKVRADGGTNTARRSLRHPLSRAAYIPGWVVDGEIQGNPPRPETTEATQPALEDFSRTASGGAFVMSNVPSFPLPDLYPPNRITDLQATLNGEEISLTWTAPGDDYDVGRVQQYIIRTSKNIIDLRDNFNNSPRVDTTNLTPKDANSKETFAFKPGNITEENATYIYIAIESVDKSSLSSGPSNIAQIALFTPQAEPVPDESPCSSGVSVSTIVLSVLGAVVLVCIIVGTTTCILKNKRSSSATITKI; translated from the exons ATGGTGACTAAAGCATCTACATACCTTTTTGAAGCTACagagaaaagatttttctttaaaaatgtgtctatATTAATTCCTGAGAGTTGGAAAGACAGTCCCCAGTACTGGAGGCCAAAACAGGAGAGTTACAAGCAT GCTGACATTAAAGTGGCACCTCCCACCCTTGAGAGCAGAGATGAGCCCTACACCAGGCAGTTCACACAGTGTGAAGAGAAAGCAGAATACATCCACTTCACCCCTGACTTTGTACTGGGGAGGAAACAAGATGAATACGGAGATTCAG GAAAAGTGTTGGTCCATGAATGGGCCCACCTTTGCTGGGGAGTATTTGATGAATACAATGAAAACCAGCCATTCTACAGTGCTTCATCAAAGAAAATTGTAGCAACAAG GTGCTCCACAGGTGTCAGAGGTATGAACAGAGTCCATACATGCCAAGGAGGCAGCTGTATAACCAGAAGGTGCAGAACTAATTCCACCACAAAGTTATATGAAAAGGATTGTCAGTTCTTCCCTGATAAAGTTCAATCAGAAAAGGCATCCATAATGTTCACACAAAGTATCGATTCT GTGACTGAGTTCTGTAAAAAGGAAAACCATAATCAAGAGGCACCAACTCTACATAATAAAAAGTGCAATTACAGAAGCACTTGGGAAGTAATCAGCAGGTCTGAGGATTTTAACAACAGCATCCCCATGGAGACGCCACCCGCTCCACCCTTCTCCCTGCTGAGGATCAGTGAGAGAATTGTGTGCCTAGTTCTTGATATGTCAAGTAGTAGGGAT GGAAAAGACTG TCTTGATCTAATGAACCAAGCAGCAAAATACTTTCTAAGCAAGATAATTGAAAATAGGTCTTGGGTAGGGATGGTGCACTTTAATCACCTGGCCAATATTAAGAGCGAGCTGATCCAAATAAACAGTGACATCGAGAGAAGCCAGCTTTTGCAAGCCTTACCTACAAGTGCTGATGGAGGGACATCCATCTGCTCTGGAATCAAGGCTGCATTTCAG GTATTTTAAAATGGAGGCTACCAAACAGATGGATCTGAGATCTTGCTGTTGAGTGATGGGGAAGACAGCACTGTCAACATCTGTGTTGATGAGGTGAAAGACAGCGGGGCCGTAGTTCATTTCATTGCCTTGGGACCATCGGCTGGCTTAGCTGTAACAAAAATGAGCATTTTAAGAG GTGGAAAGCATTTGTATGCCTCCGATGAAGCCCAGAATAATGGACTCATTAATGCTTTTGTGGCTCTGGCTTCAAAAAACACTGATGTCACCCAGAAGTCACTTCAG CTTGAAAGTAAGGGTGCCATATTGACCAATAATCTCTGGTTCAATGACACTGTTGTAATTGACAGCACCGTGGAAAAGGACACATTCTTTCTTGACACCTGGAGTAAACAAGCCCCTGCCATTTATCTCAGGGATCCCAAAGGAACACAAACCACCAATTTCACAGTGGACTCTGCTTCCAAAATGGCCTACCTCAGTATCCCAGGAACAGCTCAG GTGGGAATTTGGACTTACAACCTGGAAGCCAAAGAAAACTCAG ATACTATTACAGTAACCTCTTGGGCAGCAAGTACTTCTGTGCCACCAATCACTGTAAATGCTAAGGTAAACACGGACACTAACACTTTCCCCAGCCCAACGATTGTGTATGCAGAAGTTCTACAAGGGTACACCCCCATCATTGGAGCCCGCATGACAGCCACCATAGAATCTAACAGTGGGAAGACAGAAGAGCTAATCCTGCTGGACAATGGAGC AGGGGCTGATGCTTTCAAGGATGATGGGGTCTACTCCAGGTTCTTCACAGCTTATTCAGTGAATGGCAGGTATAGCTTAAAAGTCCGTGCAGATGGAGGAACAAACACTGCCAGGAGGAGTTTACGCCATCCATTAAGCAGAGCTGCATACATACCAGGCTGGGTAGTGGATG GAGAAATTCAAGGGAACCCACCCAGACCAGAAACGACTGAGGCTACTCAGCCAGCCCTGGAGGATTTCAGCAGGACAGCGTCTGGAGGTGCCTTTGTGATGTCCAATGTTCCAAGTTTTCCACTGCCTGATCTGTACCCACCAAATCGAATCACAGACCTCCAGGCCACACTCAATGGGGAAGAGATCAGTCTAACGTGGACAGCGCCAGGAGATGATTATGATGTTGGAAGAG TTCAACAGTATATCATAAGAACAAGCAAAAACATCATTGACCTCAGAGACAATTTTAATAATTCTCCTCGGGTCGATACAACAAACCTTACACCAAAAGATGCCAACTCCAAAGAAACCTTTGCCTTTAAACCAGGaaatatcacagaagaaaatgcaaCCTACATATACATTGCCATTGAAAGTGTCGACAAAAGCAGTTTGAGTTCAGGACCATCCAACATCGCACAAATAGCACTGTTCACTCCTCAGGCAGAGCCTGTCCCTGATGAAAGTCCATGTTCATCAGGAGTTAGTGTTTCTACTATTGTGCTGTCTGTTTTGGGCGCTGTTGTACTAGTTTGTATTATTGTAGGTACCACTACTTGTATCTTAAAGAACAAAAGGTCCTCATCAGCAACTATaacaaaaatttga